The proteins below are encoded in one region of Buttiauxella gaviniae:
- the pflB gene encoding formate C-acetyltransferase gives MNVDIDINIDSYSHAWQKFSGDEWKKKINVRDFIQQNYTPYEGDESFLAGATPATSALWEKVMDGIRIENATHAPVDFDTNIATTITAHAPGYIIKEREKIVGLQTDKPLKRALHPYGGINMIKSSFEAYGREMDADFEYQFTSLRKTHNQGVFDVYSPDILRCRKSGVLTGLPDGYGRGRIIGDYRRVALYGIAFLVRERELQFADLQGQLERGENLEAVIRLREELSEHRRALLQIQEMAENYGFDISRPARNAQEALQWLYFAYLAAVKSQNGGAMSLGRTTTFIDIYIERDLKAGLLTEVQAQELVDHFIMKIRMVRFLRTPEFDSLFSGDPIWATEVIGGMGLDGRTLVTKNAYRYLNTLYTMGPAPEPNLTILWSEALPKAFKVYAAKVSIETSSLQYENDDLMRCDFDSDDYAIACCVSPMVIGKQMQFFGARANLAKTLLYCINGGMDEKLKIQVGPKMPMLLDDVLDYETVMSSLDHFMDWLAAQYITALNLIHYMHDKYSYEASLMALHDRDVYRTMACGIAGLSVAVDSLSAIKYATVKPVRDHNGLALDFVIEGDYPQYGNNDDRVDAIACDLVERFMKKIQALPTYRNAVPTQSILTITSNVVYGQKTGNTPDGRRGGTPFAPGANPMHGRDRKGAVASLTSVAKLPFSYAKDGISYTFSIVPAALGKDDAVRQLNLVGLLDGYFHHDVKTEGGQHLNVNVMNREMLMDAVKHPENYPTLTIRVSGYAVRFNALTREQQQDVISRTFTHAL, from the coding sequence ATGAATGTGGATATTGATATTAACATCGATAGTTATTCCCATGCCTGGCAGAAATTCTCCGGTGACGAATGGAAAAAGAAAATAAATGTTCGGGATTTTATCCAGCAGAATTATACCCCGTATGAAGGCGATGAATCTTTTTTAGCTGGAGCCACTCCCGCCACAAGTGCGCTTTGGGAAAAAGTGATGGACGGTATTCGTATCGAAAACGCTACTCATGCACCGGTGGATTTCGACACGAATATTGCCACAACAATTACCGCCCATGCGCCGGGCTATATTATTAAAGAGCGGGAAAAGATTGTTGGGTTGCAAACTGATAAACCTTTAAAGCGTGCCCTGCATCCTTACGGCGGAATCAATATGATCAAAAGCTCGTTTGAGGCTTATGGTCGTGAAATGGATGCTGACTTCGAATACCAGTTTACCTCGCTGCGTAAAACCCATAATCAGGGCGTATTTGACGTTTATTCACCGGATATTCTGCGCTGCCGTAAATCAGGCGTGCTGACCGGTTTACCGGACGGTTACGGACGCGGGCGAATCATTGGGGACTATCGCCGCGTGGCGCTGTACGGCATTGCTTTCCTGGTTCGCGAGCGTGAGTTGCAGTTTGCCGATCTACAAGGCCAGCTCGAACGCGGTGAAAATCTGGAGGCGGTAATCCGCCTGCGCGAAGAGTTGTCTGAGCATCGTCGTGCGCTGCTGCAAATTCAAGAGATGGCGGAGAATTACGGCTTTGATATTTCACGCCCGGCGCGTAACGCGCAGGAAGCGTTGCAATGGCTCTATTTTGCCTATCTGGCGGCGGTGAAATCGCAAAACGGTGGGGCGATGTCCCTCGGGCGCACCACAACGTTTATCGATATTTATATCGAGCGCGATCTGAAAGCAGGCTTGCTGACAGAAGTTCAGGCCCAGGAGCTGGTCGACCATTTCATTATGAAGATCCGCATGGTGCGTTTCCTCCGTACGCCTGAGTTTGATTCCCTCTTCTCAGGCGACCCTATCTGGGCGACAGAGGTCATCGGCGGGATGGGGCTTGATGGGCGCACGCTGGTCACCAAAAACGCCTATCGCTATCTGAACACCCTTTACACCATGGGCCCTGCACCGGAGCCGAATCTCACTATTTTGTGGTCGGAAGCCCTGCCGAAAGCGTTCAAAGTGTATGCGGCAAAAGTCTCGATAGAAACCTCATCGTTGCAGTATGAAAACGATGACCTGATGCGCTGCGATTTTGACAGCGATGATTACGCCATTGCCTGCTGCGTAAGCCCGATGGTTATCGGTAAGCAGATGCAGTTCTTTGGCGCACGTGCCAACCTGGCAAAAACGCTGCTGTATTGCATCAACGGCGGCATGGATGAAAAACTCAAAATCCAGGTCGGGCCGAAAATGCCCATGCTGCTGGATGACGTCCTGGATTATGAAACGGTGATGAGCAGCCTCGACCACTTTATGGACTGGCTGGCGGCGCAATACATAACCGCGCTCAATCTCATCCACTACATGCACGACAAATACAGCTACGAAGCGTCGCTGATGGCTCTGCATGACAGGGACGTTTATCGCACCATGGCGTGTGGCATTGCCGGATTATCGGTTGCGGTGGATTCTCTCTCCGCGATTAAGTACGCCACTGTAAAACCGGTGCGCGACCATAACGGGCTGGCGCTCGATTTTGTGATCGAAGGGGATTACCCGCAGTACGGCAATAATGACGATCGTGTTGATGCTATCGCCTGCGATCTTGTTGAGCGCTTTATGAAGAAGATCCAGGCGCTGCCGACTTATCGCAATGCCGTGCCGACGCAATCGATCCTGACGATCACCTCAAACGTGGTGTATGGGCAAAAAACGGGGAATACACCAGACGGCCGCCGCGGTGGAACGCCATTTGCACCGGGGGCTAACCCTATGCACGGCAGAGATCGTAAAGGGGCCGTGGCTTCTTTAACGTCGGTGGCGAAACTGCCGTTCAGTTATGCAAAAGACGGCATCTCATACACCTTCTCTATTGTTCCTGCGGCACTGGGCAAAGATGACGCCGTGCGCCAGTTAAACCTGGTTGGGCTGCTGGATGGTTATTTCCATCACGATGTGAAAACCGAGGGCGGGCAGCATTTGAATGTGAACGTGATGAATCGGGAAATGTTGATGGATGCTGTTAAACACCCTGAAAATTACCCGACGCTGACGATTCGCGTTTCCGGCTACGCCGTGCGTTTTAATGCCTTAACGCGCGAGCAGCAGCAAGATGTTATCTCCCGCACTTTCACCCATGCACTTTAG
- the tdcD gene encoding propionate kinase has translation MNDYPVVLTINCGSSSVKFSVLDAETYDVLLSGICEGINTERAFIIVNDGEPVILARQNYEDALAAISAELEIRDLSDSVAFIGHRIAHGGSLFSESVLITEDVIEKIRQVSPLAPLHNYANLHGVESSLLRFPGVPQVAVFDTSFHQTLKPEAYLYGLPYRYFEEYGVRRYGFHGTSHRYVARQAAELLGLEPGNSGLVIAHLGNGASICAVQNGESVDTSMGMTPLEGLIMGTRCGDVDFGAMAWLARQSGQSLDDLEQVVNKESGLLGLSGLSSDLRTLEKARHNGDVRAQLTIKTFVHRIARTIGAHAASLNRFDGVIFTGGIGENSIFIRQLVSEHLRVFGIILDEEKNKYSNREGERVISKPESPIFCAVIPTNEEKMIALDALHLGKESLVAQYA, from the coding sequence ATGAACGATTACCCAGTTGTACTGACGATTAATTGTGGTTCTTCCTCGGTTAAATTTTCAGTACTGGATGCAGAAACGTACGATGTGCTTTTATCCGGGATTTGCGAAGGGATTAATACAGAGCGTGCATTTATAATCGTTAATGATGGGGAGCCAGTAATTCTGGCTCGCCAGAATTATGAAGATGCACTTGCAGCAATATCTGCGGAGCTCGAAATTCGTGATTTATCTGATAGCGTAGCTTTTATAGGCCACCGAATTGCTCATGGCGGATCTTTATTTAGTGAATCGGTGTTAATCACTGAGGACGTGATTGAGAAAATTCGCCAGGTTTCACCACTGGCGCCTTTGCATAATTACGCCAATTTGCACGGGGTGGAATCATCACTGCTACGTTTTCCTGGCGTTCCACAGGTCGCAGTATTCGATACCAGTTTCCACCAGACTCTGAAACCTGAAGCGTATTTGTATGGGCTGCCATACCGTTACTTCGAAGAGTATGGCGTGCGCCGCTATGGATTTCATGGCACCTCGCACCGCTATGTCGCCCGGCAGGCCGCCGAATTATTAGGGCTGGAGCCAGGAAATTCGGGGTTAGTGATTGCTCACTTAGGAAATGGGGCTTCAATTTGTGCGGTTCAGAATGGTGAGAGCGTCGATACGTCGATGGGCATGACGCCGCTCGAAGGGCTGATTATGGGCACGCGCTGCGGTGATGTGGATTTTGGCGCGATGGCCTGGCTTGCTCGCCAGAGCGGGCAATCTCTTGATGACCTTGAACAAGTGGTTAATAAGGAGTCCGGCCTATTGGGGCTTTCCGGTTTATCTTCGGATTTACGGACGCTGGAGAAAGCCAGGCACAATGGCGATGTTCGAGCGCAGTTAACTATTAAGACCTTTGTTCATCGTATTGCCAGAACTATTGGCGCGCATGCCGCATCTTTAAATCGCTTTGATGGTGTTATTTTTACCGGCGGTATTGGTGAAAACTCAATATTTATTCGGCAACTGGTCAGCGAGCACTTACGCGTATTCGGCATTATTCTGGACGAAGAAAAAAATAAATACTCTAACCGGGAAGGCGAGCGAGTTATTTCAAAACCTGAGTCACCTATTTTCTGCGCCGTTATTCCTACAAATGAAGAGAAAATGATTGCCCTTGATGCGCTGCATTTGGGAAAAGAGAGCCTGGTAGCGCAATACGCCTGA
- the tdcC gene encoding threonine/serine transporter TdcC, with product MSNTDATLIGQQATAPWRKSDTTWTLGLFGTAIGAGVLFFPIRAGYGGLIPIVIMLFLAFPIAFYCHRALARLCLSGSNPSGNITETVEEHFGKTGGVVITFLYFFAICPLLWIYGVTITNTFMTFWENQLQLMPLNRGVVALFLLLLMAFVIFFGKDLMVKVMSYLVFPFIACLVVISLSLIPYWNSAVIDQASLSDISFTGSDGILVTVWLGISIMVFSFNFSPIVSSFVVSKREEYEHDFGRQFTEDKCSKIISRASILMVAVVMFFAFSCLFTLSPQNMAEAKAQNIPVLSYLANHFSSMSGTKSTFATTLEYGASVIALVAIFKSFFGHYLGTLEGLNGLILKFGYKGDKTKVSGGKLNFISMIFIMGSTWIVAYANPNILDLIEAMGAPIIASLLCLLPMYAIRKTPALAKYKGKTENIFVTVIGLLTILNIVYKLI from the coding sequence ATGAGTAATACTGATGCAACCCTCATTGGTCAACAAGCCACTGCGCCATGGCGTAAATCTGACACCACATGGACTCTAGGGTTATTTGGCACCGCTATTGGCGCAGGGGTTTTATTTTTCCCCATCCGCGCAGGTTACGGTGGCTTAATTCCGATTGTAATCATGCTGTTCCTGGCTTTTCCGATAGCCTTTTATTGCCATCGGGCACTGGCTCGCCTTTGTCTTTCTGGCAGCAATCCTTCGGGAAATATCACTGAAACGGTAGAAGAGCATTTTGGTAAGACAGGCGGTGTGGTTATTACTTTCCTGTACTTTTTTGCTATTTGCCCGCTGCTCTGGATTTATGGCGTCACGATTACCAATACTTTTATGACTTTCTGGGAGAATCAGCTTCAGCTTATGCCGCTTAACCGTGGCGTAGTGGCGCTGTTTTTGCTGCTGTTGATGGCTTTTGTCATCTTCTTCGGTAAAGATTTGATGGTTAAGGTCATGAGTTATTTGGTCTTTCCTTTCATCGCCTGCCTCGTCGTGATTTCGCTGTCGCTGATCCCTTACTGGAACTCTGCGGTCATTGATCAAGCCAGCCTGAGTGACATCTCTTTCACCGGTAGCGACGGCATTCTGGTCACTGTCTGGCTAGGCATTTCCATTATGGTCTTCTCCTTTAACTTCTCACCGATTGTCTCTTCTTTTGTGGTGTCCAAACGCGAAGAGTACGAGCATGACTTTGGCAGACAGTTTACTGAAGACAAGTGCTCGAAGATTATTTCCCGCGCCAGCATCCTGATGGTGGCCGTTGTGATGTTCTTTGCCTTTAGCTGCCTGTTTACGCTCTCGCCACAGAATATGGCCGAAGCGAAAGCGCAGAATATTCCCGTGCTTTCTTATCTGGCAAACCACTTCTCTTCGATGTCCGGCACAAAATCCACCTTCGCAACTACGCTGGAATATGGCGCGTCGGTGATTGCACTGGTGGCTATCTTCAAATCCTTCTTCGGCCACTACCTCGGCACGCTGGAAGGGCTGAACGGGCTGATCCTCAAGTTTGGTTATAAAGGTGATAAAACCAAAGTTTCCGGCGGAAAACTTAATTTTATCAGCATGATCTTTATCATGGGCTCCACCTGGATTGTGGCTTACGCCAACCCGAACATCCTGGATTTAATTGAAGCCATGGGTGCGCCAATTATCGCCTCACTGCTTTGCCTGCTGCCGATGTATGCAATTCGCAAAACGCCTGCGCTTGCGAAATACAAAGGTAAAACCGAGAACATTTTTGTCACCGTCATTGGATTGTTGACGATTCTTAATATTGTCTACAAATTAATCTGA
- the tdcB gene encoding bifunctional threonine ammonia-lyase/L-serine ammonia-lyase TdcB — translation MHIDYELPVTIIDVLEAKKRLAGYIYKTGMPRSNYLSECCQGEIFLKFENMQRTGSFKIRGAFNKLSSLTEEERKKGVVACSAGNHAQGVSLSCAILGIDGKVVMPNGAPKSKVAATTDYSAQVVMHGDNFNDTIAKVSEIVEMEGRIFIPPYDDEKVIAGQGTIGLEILEDLYDVDNVIVPIGGGGLIAGIALAIKSINPTINIIGVQAENVHGMAASFYKGELMAHRNAGTLADGCDVSRPGRLTFEIVKKLVTDIILVSEEEIKNSMVALIQRNKVITEGAGALASAALLSGKLDHYIKGRKTVSIISGGNIDLSRVSQITGSADI, via the coding sequence ATGCATATCGATTATGAACTCCCTGTCACTATTATTGATGTTCTTGAAGCGAAAAAAAGATTAGCGGGTTATATATACAAGACAGGAATGCCAAGGTCTAATTATCTCAGCGAATGCTGTCAGGGAGAAATATTTTTAAAATTTGAAAACATGCAGCGTACAGGTTCATTTAAAATACGTGGCGCTTTTAATAAGCTCAGTTCCCTGACTGAAGAAGAAAGAAAAAAAGGGGTGGTGGCTTGTTCTGCAGGTAACCATGCGCAAGGCGTCTCACTTTCCTGCGCTATTCTGGGGATTGATGGCAAAGTCGTTATGCCTAACGGCGCACCAAAATCTAAAGTGGCTGCAACGACTGATTATTCGGCGCAGGTCGTTATGCATGGCGATAATTTCAATGACACTATCGCCAAGGTTAGCGAAATTGTGGAGATGGAAGGGCGCATCTTTATTCCACCTTATGACGATGAAAAAGTGATTGCCGGCCAAGGTACAATAGGCCTTGAGATTCTCGAAGATTTATATGACGTGGATAATGTGATTGTTCCGATTGGCGGCGGTGGTCTAATCGCCGGTATTGCGTTGGCGATAAAATCTATTAACCCAACAATCAATATTATCGGCGTACAGGCAGAAAACGTACATGGAATGGCGGCCTCGTTTTATAAAGGTGAGCTGATGGCACATCGTAATGCAGGTACGTTAGCTGATGGCTGCGATGTTTCACGTCCGGGCCGTTTAACGTTTGAAATTGTGAAAAAATTAGTGACGGATATTATTTTAGTCAGCGAAGAAGAAATCAAAAATAGTATGGTGGCGCTCATTCAACGCAATAAAGTGATTACCGAAGGTGCGGGAGCATTAGCCTCTGCGGCTTTATTAAGCGGTAAGCTCGACCATTATATTAAAGGGCGTAAAACAGTAAGCATTATCTCAGGTGGAAACATCGATCTTTCGCGTGTTTCACAAATTACGGGCTCAGCAGATATTTGA
- the tdcA gene encoding transcriptional regulator TdcA has product MDNNSLPKTQHLLVFQEVVRSGSFGSAAKQLSLTQPAVSKIISDMETYFGLELIIRKNTGVKLTEAGKVLLTHAESITRELRNMCSEMNGMIGNTVIDVSFGYPSLIGFTFLPGMMKEFKELFPQVQVSMFEAQLSSFLPAIRDGRLDFAIGTLSDEMLLQDLHIEPLFESEFILVANRTRVIRGTTTLSALSHEQWVLPQTEMGYYSELLTTLQKNNIKSENIVKTDSVVTIYNLVLNAGFLTVIPRDMISPFGSNQFIKVPVEDKLPVARYAAVWSKNYRINRSAATLVELARKHSLRSQFQRTQLTEVA; this is encoded by the coding sequence ATGGACAATAACTCATTACCGAAGACACAGCATTTGCTTGTTTTTCAGGAAGTGGTCAGAAGTGGATCATTTGGTTCAGCCGCAAAACAACTTAGCCTGACTCAGCCCGCTGTCAGTAAAATTATTAGCGACATGGAAACCTATTTTGGTTTAGAGCTAATTATCAGAAAAAATACCGGTGTAAAATTAACCGAAGCAGGAAAAGTGCTCCTGACTCACGCAGAATCCATCACGCGTGAGTTAAGAAATATGTGTAGCGAAATGAATGGTATGATCGGCAACACGGTTATCGACGTCTCATTTGGCTACCCGTCGCTTATCGGTTTTACTTTTTTACCGGGAATGATGAAAGAATTTAAGGAGCTATTCCCGCAGGTTCAGGTTTCGATGTTCGAAGCCCAGCTTTCTTCTTTCTTGCCCGCTATTCGTGATGGTCGCCTGGATTTTGCCATCGGAACATTGAGCGATGAAATGCTGCTCCAGGATCTCCACATTGAGCCTCTGTTTGAGTCAGAATTTATTCTGGTAGCAAACCGAACGCGAGTGATTAGAGGCACGACCACGCTTAGCGCATTAAGTCATGAGCAATGGGTATTACCGCAAACGGAAATGGGTTATTACAGTGAACTTCTCACTACCCTTCAAAAGAACAACATCAAAAGTGAAAACATCGTTAAAACAGATTCGGTAGTGACGATTTATAACCTGGTACTTAATGCCGGTTTCTTAACGGTTATTCCCCGAGATATGATTTCCCCGTTTGGCTCTAACCAATTTATTAAAGTTCCCGTTGAGGATAAGTTACCGGTCGCTCGCTACGCTGCGGTTTGGTCTAAAAATTATCGAATAAATCGATCTGCCGCGACATTAGTTGAGCTTGCCAGAAAACATTCATTACGTAGCCAGTTTCAACGCACTCAATTAACTGAAGTCGCGTAG
- the fbaA gene encoding class II fructose-bisphosphate aldolase, giving the protein MSKIFDFVKPGVITGDDVQKVFQVAKENNFALPAVNCVGTDSINAVLETAAKAKAPVIVQFSNGGAAFIAGKGVKTDVPQGAAILGAISGAHHVHQMAEHYGVPVILHTDHCAKKLLPWIDGLLDAGEKHFAATGKPLFSSHMIDLSEESLEENIEICSKYLERMSKIGMTLEIELGCTGGEEDGVDNSHMDASALYTQPEDVDYAYTKLNAISPRFTIAASFGNVHGVYKPGNVVLTPTILRDSQDYVSKKHNLPHNSLNFVFHGGSGSSAQEIKDSVSYGVVKMNIDTDTQWATWEGILNYYKTNEAYLQGQLGNPKGEDQPNKKYYDPRVWLRAAQSSMITRLEQAFKELNAIDVL; this is encoded by the coding sequence ATGTCTAAAATTTTTGATTTCGTAAAACCAGGTGTAATCACTGGTGATGACGTACAGAAAGTTTTCCAGGTAGCAAAAGAGAACAATTTTGCTCTGCCAGCAGTTAACTGCGTAGGCACCGACTCTATCAACGCCGTACTGGAAACCGCTGCAAAAGCGAAAGCTCCAGTCATCGTTCAGTTCTCCAACGGCGGCGCTGCTTTCATCGCGGGTAAAGGCGTGAAAACTGACGTTCCTCAGGGTGCTGCAATCCTGGGTGCTATTTCTGGCGCACATCACGTACACCAGATGGCTGAACATTACGGCGTGCCAGTAATCCTGCACACTGACCACTGCGCTAAGAAACTGCTGCCGTGGATCGATGGCCTGTTAGACGCGGGTGAAAAACACTTCGCAGCAACCGGCAAACCACTGTTCTCTTCTCACATGATTGACCTGTCTGAAGAGTCACTGGAAGAGAACATCGAAATCTGTTCTAAATACCTGGAGCGCATGTCTAAAATCGGTATGACTCTGGAAATCGAACTGGGTTGCACCGGTGGCGAAGAAGATGGCGTAGATAACAGCCATATGGACGCTTCTGCTCTGTACACTCAGCCAGAAGATGTTGATTACGCGTACACTAAACTGAACGCAATCAGCCCACGTTTCACTATCGCGGCATCTTTCGGTAACGTTCATGGCGTTTACAAACCAGGTAACGTTGTTCTGACTCCAACTATCCTGCGTGATTCTCAGGACTATGTTTCTAAGAAACATAACCTGCCGCACAACAGCCTGAACTTCGTATTCCACGGCGGTTCTGGTTCTTCTGCTCAAGAAATCAAAGACTCTGTAAGCTACGGCGTAGTTAAAATGAACATCGATACCGATACCCAGTGGGCAACTTGGGAAGGTATCCTGAACTACTACAAAACTAACGAAGCTTACCTGCAGGGCCAGTTGGGCAACCCGAAAGGCGAAGATCAGCCGAACAAGAAATACTACGATCCACGCGTATGGCTGCGTGCAGCGCAGAGCTCTATGATTACCCGTCTGGAGCAGGCTTTCAAAGAACTGAACGCAATCGACGTTCTGTAA
- the pgk gene encoding phosphoglycerate kinase, translating into MSVIKMTDLDLAGKRVLIRADLNVPVKEGKVTSDARIRASLPTIELALKQGAKVMVTSHLGRPTEGEYNEEFSLLPVVNYLKDKLSAPVRLAKDYLDGVEVAAGELVVLENVRFNKGEKKDDETLSKKYAALCDVFVMDAFGTAHRAQASTHGVGKFADIACAGPLLAEELDALGKALKEPARPMVAIVGGSKVSTKLTVLDSLSKIADQLIVGGGIANTFIAAQGHNVGKSLYEADLVDEAKRLLTTCDIPVPADVRVATEFSESATATLKSVNDVKADEQILDIGDASAAQLAEILKNAKTILWNGPVGVFEFPNFRKGTEVVANAIAESEAFSIAGGGDTLAAIDLFGIEDKISYISTGGGAFLEFVEGKVLPAVAMLEERAKK; encoded by the coding sequence ATGTCTGTAATTAAGATGACCGATCTGGATCTGGCTGGAAAGCGTGTTCTGATCCGTGCAGATTTGAACGTACCAGTTAAAGAAGGGAAAGTGACATCTGACGCACGTATCCGTGCATCCCTGCCAACCATCGAACTGGCCCTGAAACAAGGCGCTAAAGTGATGGTAACTTCTCACCTGGGTCGTCCGACTGAAGGCGAGTACAACGAAGAATTCTCTCTGCTGCCGGTTGTTAACTACCTGAAAGACAAATTGTCTGCTCCGGTTCGTCTGGCTAAAGATTACCTGGACGGCGTTGAAGTTGCTGCGGGTGAACTGGTTGTTCTGGAAAACGTTCGCTTCAACAAAGGCGAAAAGAAAGACGACGAAACTCTGTCTAAAAAATACGCTGCACTGTGCGACGTGTTTGTAATGGATGCTTTCGGTACTGCACACCGTGCACAGGCTTCTACTCACGGCGTTGGCAAATTTGCAGACATCGCTTGTGCAGGCCCGCTGCTGGCTGAAGAGCTGGACGCGCTGGGTAAAGCACTGAAAGAACCAGCTCGCCCAATGGTTGCTATCGTTGGCGGTTCTAAAGTTTCTACCAAACTGACTGTTCTGGATTCCCTGTCAAAAATCGCTGACCAACTGATTGTTGGCGGTGGCATCGCGAACACCTTCATTGCTGCTCAAGGCCACAACGTGGGCAAATCCCTGTACGAAGCGGACCTGGTTGATGAAGCTAAACGCCTGCTGACGACCTGTGATATCCCAGTTCCTGCTGACGTTCGCGTAGCAACGGAGTTCTCTGAATCAGCAACCGCAACGCTGAAATCTGTTAACGATGTGAAAGCTGACGAACAGATTCTGGATATCGGTGATGCATCTGCAGCACAACTGGCTGAAATCCTGAAGAATGCAAAAACCATTCTGTGGAACGGCCCGGTTGGCGTGTTCGAATTCCCGAACTTCCGCAAAGGTACCGAAGTCGTTGCTAACGCTATCGCAGAGAGCGAAGCATTCTCTATCGCAGGCGGCGGCGACACTCTGGCAGCTATCGACCTGTTCGGTATTGAAGACAAAATCTCCTACATCTCCACTGGTGGCGGCGCATTCCTCGAATTCGTGGAAGGCAAAGTTCTGCCAGCAGTAGCAATGCTCGAAGAGCGCGCTAAGAAGTAA
- the epd gene encoding erythrose-4-phosphate dehydrogenase: MTVRIAINGFGRIGRNVVRALYESGRRAEITVVAINELADAAGMAHLLKYDTSHGRFAWDVRQERNQLWVGDDTIRILHEPEIENLPWRELGVDVVLDCTGVFGSRADGEAHLAAGAKKVLFSHPGGNDLDATVVYGVNHESVVAEHRIVSNASCTTNCIIPIIKLLDDAWGIEWGTVTTIHSAMHDQQVIDAYHPDLRRTRAASQSIIPVDTRLAAGITRIFPQFNDRFEAIAVRVPTINVTAIDLSVTVKNAVKASEVNKLLQKAARDSFHGIVDYTELPLVSTDFNHDPHSAIVDGTQTRVSGQHLIKTLVWCDNEWGFANRMLDTTLVMAASGFR; this comes from the coding sequence ATGACCGTACGCATAGCAATTAATGGCTTCGGTCGCATTGGGCGCAACGTGGTACGTGCTTTGTACGAATCCGGTCGCCGTGCGGAAATTACCGTCGTAGCAATCAATGAACTGGCTGATGCTGCGGGTATGGCACATCTGTTGAAGTATGACACCAGCCATGGTCGCTTCGCCTGGGACGTCCGTCAGGAACGCAACCAGCTATGGGTAGGCGACGACACCATCCGTATCTTGCACGAACCGGAAATCGAGAATTTGCCGTGGCGTGAATTGGGCGTAGATGTGGTGCTGGATTGTACCGGTGTGTTTGGCTCCCGTGCAGACGGTGAAGCGCATCTGGCCGCCGGTGCCAAAAAAGTCCTCTTCTCTCATCCTGGCGGTAACGACCTCGACGCCACCGTAGTTTACGGTGTGAATCATGAAAGTGTGGTTGCTGAACATCGCATTGTTTCTAATGCTTCCTGCACCACAAACTGCATCATTCCTATTATCAAATTGCTTGATGATGCCTGGGGCATTGAATGGGGCACTGTGACCACCATTCATTCCGCGATGCATGATCAACAGGTTATTGACGCCTATCACCCTGACTTGCGCCGCACCCGTGCTGCCAGCCAGTCAATTATTCCCGTAGATACGCGTCTTGCCGCAGGTATCACACGCATTTTTCCACAATTTAACGATCGTTTTGAAGCGATTGCGGTGCGTGTACCGACCATTAATGTCACGGCTATTGATTTAAGCGTGACAGTGAAAAATGCAGTTAAAGCCAGTGAAGTCAACAAGTTGCTGCAAAAAGCAGCACGGGATTCATTTCATGGTATAGTTGACTATACGGAATTACCGTTGGTCTCGACTGATTTTAACCACGATCCGCACAGCGCCATTGTTGATGGCACGCAGACCCGGGTCAGTGGGCAGCATCTGATTAAAACTTTAGTCTGGTGTGATAACGAATGGGGCTTTGCTAACCGAATGCTCGACACGACGTTAGTCATGGCCGCAAGTGGTTTCAGGTAA
- a CDS encoding nucleoside/nucleotide kinase family protein, producing MNVTLMINGLETHARFNDQEVEALHKPLLRQLAEKQKQLQRRLVVFLAAPPGTGKSTLAAFWEYLMVQDSSLPVLQALPMDGFHHYNDYLLANNLKQHKGAPHTFNVQKLTDALRTLHQPESEWPQYDRNLHDPVENAIAVKAPIVVVEGNWLLLNQPEWQPLRALCDFSVFISAPPERLSERLIGRKMRGGLSRQQAEEFFRVTDGENVRRVLEQSQPADMLLCMDEQGGYHQN from the coding sequence GTGAATGTCACATTAATGATTAATGGATTAGAGACGCACGCCCGATTTAACGACCAGGAGGTCGAGGCGTTACACAAACCATTGTTAAGACAGTTAGCCGAAAAACAAAAGCAGTTGCAGCGTCGGTTGGTTGTGTTTCTGGCGGCTCCGCCCGGCACCGGTAAATCGACTCTGGCGGCATTTTGGGAATATCTGATGGTGCAAGATTCGTCATTGCCTGTTTTACAGGCCTTACCGATGGATGGCTTCCACCACTATAACGACTATCTGCTCGCAAATAATCTCAAGCAGCATAAAGGCGCACCACATACTTTTAATGTTCAAAAGCTAACTGATGCGCTGCGTACTTTGCATCAGCCCGAAAGTGAATGGCCGCAGTACGATCGCAATTTGCATGATCCGGTGGAAAATGCGATCGCGGTGAAGGCTCCGATTGTCGTGGTTGAGGGAAACTGGTTGCTGCTCAATCAGCCTGAATGGCAGCCACTGCGGGCGCTATGTGATTTTTCAGTCTTTATTTCGGCCCCACCTGAACGGCTTTCAGAACGTCTGATTGGCAGGAAAATGCGCGGAGGGTTGAGTCGACAACAGGCAGAGGAGTTTTTCCGGGTGACCGACGGGGAAAATGTGCGGCGTGTTCTTGAGCAGAGCCAACCCGCTGACATGCTGTTGTGCATGGATGAGCAGGGCGGTTACCATCAAAATTAA